In Methanocella sp., a single genomic region encodes these proteins:
- a CDS encoding MFS transporter, which translates to MSSIPAISGYLSNIRHFSHNARSYIAYFFLLSIHLGIYSVIFNLYILRLGFREDLLGLMLSITFISTGLAALPVATICDRLGRKNTLLVGIAITTVSLLLLYTITSLDWLLVISALYGIGTAFYTVAGSPFLMENSSHEERMYLFSMNSALSQVAYIIGCLAGGMAPTALRMIGVDPLGPDIYRYTLFLSLAVIALSAIPVLSMNEPMRKPKPHKRFTVLGSAIRSAKVQKLIVINGLVGIGAGMIVPFFNVYFHNWISATTDQIGFIYSTGELVMAFGLILIPLAVTRFGKIKTIAFTELASIPFLIILALTTNIYVAAFAYIMRMTLMNMANPAINNFNMELVSDDQRATVSSLTSMSWYLCQALSAYLSGIMMAGSNYVLPFMVTCVTYICSASLYYIFFYRIEQESLTTPLAQVATPVKR; encoded by the coding sequence TTGTCAAGCATACCGGCCATAAGCGGCTACCTGTCAAATATCCGGCACTTCAGCCACAACGCCCGATCATACATAGCTTATTTTTTTCTGCTGTCTATACACCTGGGCATATACAGCGTTATTTTTAACTTATACATCCTGAGGCTGGGCTTCCGGGAGGACCTTTTAGGTCTGATGCTGTCCATCACGTTCATTTCGACGGGCCTGGCGGCCCTGCCGGTCGCGACCATATGCGATAGGCTGGGGAGGAAGAACACCCTTCTTGTCGGGATCGCCATTACGACGGTTTCGCTGTTGCTTCTATATACCATAACCTCGCTGGACTGGCTTCTCGTCATCAGCGCCTTATACGGTATCGGCACGGCGTTCTATACTGTGGCCGGCTCGCCTTTCCTGATGGAGAACTCGTCGCATGAAGAGCGCATGTACCTGTTCTCCATGAACTCGGCACTATCGCAGGTCGCCTATATCATCGGCTGCCTGGCGGGCGGCATGGCGCCGACCGCCCTCCGGATGATCGGCGTTGACCCGCTGGGGCCCGATATATACCGGTATACGCTCTTCCTGTCGCTGGCTGTCATCGCGCTGTCGGCGATACCGGTATTATCTATGAACGAGCCGATGAGAAAGCCTAAGCCTCATAAGCGGTTCACAGTGCTGGGCTCGGCTATCCGCTCCGCCAAAGTGCAAAAGCTCATCGTCATCAACGGCCTGGTGGGCATCGGGGCCGGCATGATCGTCCCATTCTTCAACGTGTACTTCCACAACTGGATCTCGGCTACCACAGACCAGATCGGCTTTATCTATTCGACGGGCGAGCTGGTCATGGCGTTCGGCCTTATACTTATACCGCTCGCGGTGACGCGCTTCGGTAAAATAAAGACCATTGCCTTCACGGAGCTCGCGTCGATACCGTTCCTCATCATCCTGGCCTTAACGACGAACATCTACGTGGCGGCTTTCGCCTACATCATGCGGATGACGCTCATGAACATGGCCAACCCGGCCATTAATAACTTCAATATGGAGCTGGTCTCCGACGACCAGCGTGCCACCGTGAGCAGCCTCACGTCCATGTCGTGGTACCTGTGCCAGGCGCTGAGCGCCTACCTGAGCGGCATCATGATGGCCGGCTCCAACTATGTGCTGCCTTTCATGGTGACCTGCGTGACGTACATCTGCTCTGCGTCGCTATACTACATATTCTTCTACCGCATCGAGCAGGAATCGCTCACGACGCCCCTGGCGCAGGTTGCAACACCGGTAAAAAGATAA
- a CDS encoding ABC transporter permease — MAVQEEFNNILTIAVKEFNEYIKSKRFIMIGILYTVMALAILGITIMSLNYERSIGALSGFQPSQVLGTMDLLNIILVLLAVIITADTISGERKDRTIYQLLSKPVERSTVIMGKFFGCLGVVSFFYAAGSIIAYVLTAVAAGMVPSGTDVLNAVLVIVFMVILFAVYVALGILISTVTKNPLISILGGIIAWVALFFSDTIGTVIGSLSMAGQNMIMLGDTFSQYPIYAKLLIWIDPISHDIVSPLLSGTAYKSGLPLWGNVVILLAFTGILLLIANELFSWQDI, encoded by the coding sequence ATGGCCGTACAGGAAGAATTCAATAACATCCTGACCATCGCGGTCAAGGAATTCAACGAATACATCAAGTCAAAGCGCTTTATCATGATCGGTATATTGTATACGGTCATGGCGCTCGCCATCCTGGGCATCACGATCATGAGCCTGAACTATGAGAGGAGCATTGGGGCTTTATCAGGCTTCCAGCCTTCACAGGTTCTTGGTACGATGGACCTCTTGAACATTATCCTGGTGCTGCTGGCAGTCATTATCACGGCCGACACGATTTCGGGGGAAAGGAAGGACAGGACGATATATCAGCTTTTATCGAAGCCGGTGGAACGGAGCACCGTAATCATGGGTAAATTCTTCGGCTGCCTCGGAGTCGTATCGTTCTTCTATGCGGCCGGCTCGATCATCGCCTATGTCCTGACAGCGGTCGCCGCGGGCATGGTACCCTCCGGCACGGACGTATTAAACGCCGTGCTGGTCATCGTTTTCATGGTCATCCTGTTCGCCGTTTACGTGGCGCTCGGCATACTGATCTCGACAGTTACTAAAAACCCGCTCATATCCATCCTGGGTGGCATCATCGCCTGGGTGGCGCTGTTCTTCTCCGACACGATCGGCACCGTCATTGGATCTCTCTCCATGGCGGGCCAGAATATGATCATGTTGGGGGATACATTCTCACAGTACCCGATATATGCGAAGCTCCTGATCTGGATAGATCCTATCAGCCATGATATCGTTTCGCCTCTGCTCTCAGGCACAGCGTATAAATCCGGCCTGCCATTATGGGGTAACGTAGTCATACTGCTGGCGTTCACCGGCATTTTATTACTGATCGCCAACGAGCTATTCAGCTGGCAGGACATATAA
- a CDS encoding ABC transporter ATP-binding protein: protein MNAIETHGLTRNYGDLVAVKDLNLTVKPGIVYGFLGPNGAGKSTTINMLMGFIKPTAGTASIMGFDIKAQHREIRKITGYLPERPAFYDDLSGKGNLEFFGKLVGVEDLDGRIEELLGTVGLEGRGNDRVGTYSHGMRQRLGIAVALLGKPKLLILDEPTTGLDPQGSHDIREVIKKLKGENVTIFLSSHILHEVQDISDVVGIVKKGQLIVERPIEEFLRSTEGNMAVIEIAAPKFEDSQLELVKKIKGVGGVTRNNGFIDVMVDNPALAEDINITLVGAGCRVRGIREKMPTLEDAFLKVTAEGNVEG, encoded by the coding sequence ATGAACGCGATCGAGACGCATGGCTTAACCAGGAACTACGGCGACCTCGTCGCCGTAAAGGACCTAAACCTGACAGTCAAGCCGGGGATCGTCTATGGATTCCTCGGCCCGAACGGCGCTGGAAAATCCACCACCATCAACATGCTCATGGGTTTCATAAAGCCCACGGCCGGCACGGCCAGCATCATGGGCTTCGACATTAAGGCACAGCACAGGGAAATTCGGAAGATCACCGGGTATCTGCCCGAGCGGCCGGCGTTCTACGACGACCTGAGCGGTAAGGGTAACCTCGAGTTTTTCGGCAAGCTCGTCGGCGTCGAAGACCTGGACGGCCGCATTGAAGAGCTGCTCGGGACGGTGGGCCTCGAAGGCCGTGGCAACGACCGGGTCGGCACCTATTCGCACGGCATGCGCCAGCGTCTGGGCATCGCGGTGGCATTATTGGGGAAGCCGAAGCTTCTCATCCTCGATGAGCCGACGACGGGCCTCGACCCCCAGGGCTCCCACGACATTCGGGAGGTCATTAAAAAGCTGAAGGGCGAGAACGTCACAATCTTCTTATCATCCCATATTCTCCACGAGGTGCAGGACATCAGCGATGTGGTCGGCATCGTAAAGAAAGGGCAGCTCATCGTCGAGCGGCCTATCGAGGAGTTCCTCCGAAGCACGGAAGGGAACATGGCCGTGATCGAGATAGCGGCCCCGAAGTTCGAGGACAGCCAGCTGGAGCTGGTGAAAAAGATCAAAGGCGTCGGAGGCGTGACCAGGAATAACGGGTTCATCGACGTCATGGTGGATAACCCGGCGCTGGCTGAAGATATTAACATCACGCTGGTCGGCGCAGGCTGCCGGGTGCGCGGGATCAGAGAGAAGATGCCAACGCTCGAGGATGCGTTCCTGAAAGTGACCGCCGAAGGCAACGTGGAGGGCTGA